CCCGGTCCCGGAAGGCGAGCGCGAAGACGCCCTTGGCCGAGGCGCCGCCGGGGATCGGCGTGTCGGAGGCCGTCCAGGTCAGGCCCCGGTCGCCGGAGTGCAGTACACGCGCGCGTGCGCCGCCTCCGGTGGCCAGCCAGACATCGCGCGGGCCCGAGCTCACCAGGCACTGCCCGCTCGCCGCGAAGCCCGCCTCGCCGTCGAGCGCGGCCGGCATGCCCTTGTTCGGCAGCACCTTCCAGGAACGGCCGCCGTCGGCGGTCGACAGGATGCGGAACTTCCCGTCCACCGGATCGCTCATGGCGAGTCCGTGGCGGCGGTCGAAAAAGGTGAGGCAGTCGTAGAAGGCCTTGGCATCGGTGTTGCGGAAGGACTCGGTCCAGGTCGCTCCGCCGTCCGCGGTCCGGTACACCCGGGACGCCTCGCCCTCACCGATGGCCAGCACCACGGCCCGGCGCGCGTCGAAGGCCTCGATGTCCCGGAACTGGAGCTCGGCGGCCCCGGCGGGCGAGACGTTTCGCCAGCTCGCCCCGCCGTCGGTGGTGCGCAGCACGGTGCCCTGGGTGCCGGCCAGCCAGGCGGTGTTCCGGCTGACGGCCGCGAGGCCTCGGAAGCGCGCCTCGGGGGCGCCGCTGTCCTTGAGCTCCCCGTGCGGGGTACGGCCGTCCGGGCCGTGTGCCGCGGCCGGTACGGCGGTCAGGGCGGCCAGCGCCGCCGCGGCCGCCGCGCCCGCGGTGACGGTCCGGCGCGTCAGACCCGTACGTCTCTTGTCTCGCGTGTTCCCCAGGAGCCTCATGGCGGGCGAAGCTAGTCCACGCTCCCGGCGCCGTCCAGATGCCCTCGGCGGTGTGCGGACCGGTGCGCGGGGTGTCACGTGTGTCTCGCGGGGCAGGCGAGAGGGACTGGATCACACCGGTGCACGGGGACGGTGACAGAGGTCACTCGACTCTCGTGTACACGGATTGGCCGATTCCGGCGTCTCTTCCATTGCCCGTCCCACCCTCCGAGAGCCCCACCAGCCGTCACAAGGGAGCAAGGCGTTGTCCACCGTCATCGAGCAGCCCGTAGAGGC
Above is a window of Streptomyces griseorubiginosus DNA encoding:
- a CDS encoding oxidoreductase: MRLLGNTRDKRRTGLTRRTVTAGAAAAAALAALTAVPAAAHGPDGRTPHGELKDSGAPEARFRGLAAVSRNTAWLAGTQGTVLRTTDGGASWRNVSPAGAAELQFRDIEAFDARRAVVLAIGEGEASRVYRTADGGATWTESFRNTDAKAFYDCLTFFDRRHGLAMSDPVDGKFRILSTADGGRSWKVLPNKGMPAALDGEAGFAASGQCLVSSGPRDVWLATGGGARARVLHSGDRGLTWTASDTPIPGGASAKGVFALAFRDRAHGLAVGGDYNADQPSPRAGARTADAGRSWQPAANPPPAYRSGVAWLPHSRTAALAVGPTGTDLTTDGGRTWRTVDTGSYDTVDCAADGGCWAAGEKGRVARLEH